The sequence CTATTATTAAAACCGTATATTGAAGGATCTTTAATTTTAATAGTATCTTCTAAATAAAACTGAACGTTTACTGATGTTGTCATGTTCTCAATTCCTGCAATACGGTTTGGATCTGTCATGGAAATTACATAAAAAGGTACTATTCCACTATAAGTATGTGTGCCGGAATATACATTATATTTAATGCCGGCAACTCCGGTAGGTTCTCCCTGTGGGATTCCTCCTGCACCAACAGGACCGTTTATTCTGGTCAATTGAGAAGAAGTGCCATCTCCCCAGTTTAAAGTCAGTTCATCCCTGTCTACCCCTCCCGTAGGGTCTGTATAAGTAATTATAGAAACATTATATGTTAGAGGTTGTCCGGGAACTGCCGAGTAATATATTTCACCTGCTCTGTTGTGGGTAGCAAAAACTTGTATGCAACTCAAAAGAAATACGAAGATGAAAAAAAAATATTTTTTTAAGGTCATTATAATCTGATTGGTTACACCAAGATAAATATTTTAAATGATTTAACGGTAATTTTTAATCACTATTCAATTAAACTTTCTAAATCAATAATTATTATACAGTTTATGTTTTTATTTTATTTGAATATTGTGAACAGTATTTTGTCTGTTAAATAGAAATGAAGCATCATCAAATGAAGGCGCTCCAAATCTGCCTCTTTGATTATTTGAAAATCCATAGGGCTCACGGGGGATTCCTATAAAATTTGTGTCTAATTTTCCATTGCTGTTCTTGTCTTGATAAATGGCAATTGCATAGCGACCATGAGGAATGTTAAGTTTTACATCCATTTTATTTTGGTCAACTCTTACAGTTTTTCTCAATAAAGCCTTTTCATCATCTGAAGGAAATCCATTGGCATTAGTAAAAACAGCAATCATCAAACTCCCTTTTGTTTCTTCAATACCTTCTACTTTTAAGGTTAATTCCTCATTTTCAGGTGCAGCTTTTAGTTCACAAACCATTATGAGCATAAGTATAAAGAGGATAAAAGGTTTTTTTTGCATAATCTTTTACATATTTGATAAAGACTCGGTGATAGCTTTTAATTTTTCTTCACTATCTGACAATTTTTTCTTTTCAAGTTCAATAACCTTTGCAGGAGCATTTTGAACGAACTGTTCATTTTTCAGTTTCTTTTGAATACTTAGTATGAAACGTTCAGCATGAGCTTTTTCTTTTAAAAGTTTCTCTTTTATTTCATCTAAATTCAAAGTCTGCTCAGTAATTATGTAAAAAGTGTTTTTACCGGAGACAAAAGAAGGGGCTCCCTGCACTTCTTCCTTTCCTTCTGTAAAGTCGTTTATACCACTCAGCTTCATGATAGTTTGCTGAAACTTTTTTATACTGCTAAAGTCATTACAAAGAGCTACGCAAGAAACTTTGTCTGTCTTTTTAAGCTTTAACTGAATTTTGATTTCCCGTATACCGGTAATAATTTTTTTAACTTCTTCTCCGGCCTCGGTTAGCTCACTGTCAAATTTTTCTATAGCCGAATATTTTTGTTTACAGATACTGTCTTCAGCTTGTCTTTCTCTTAGTTGCTGCCATATTTCTTCTGTAATAAAAGGCATAAAAGGATGCAGTATAAGCGTAATTTTTTCATAAATTTCAATTACTTTCTGATGTGTTTTGCTGTCAATTTTTTCTCCGTAAGGAGGTTTGATCATTTCCAGATACCAGGAACAAAAATCATCCCAAACAAAATTATAAAGGCTCATCAAAGCTTCAAAAAGCCGGTATTGCTCAAAAGAGTTTTCAATCTCCTGAGTAACCTTTTGTAATTTTGCCTCTATCCAGGCGGTTTCAATTTCTAAAGTAGACTCTGCTTTTTCGTCAATTTCCCAGTTTTTAATCAGTTTTAAGGCATTCCAAAGTTTATTTGTGAAATTTCTGCCTTGCTCACATCTTTTTTCATCAAAAAGTAAATCATTGCCTGCCGGGGCACTCATCATCATCCCGACACGGGTACCGTCAGCGCCAAATGATTCTATTAAGTCCAGCGGATCGGGAGAGTTACCAAGAGATTTTGACATTTTACGTCTTTTTTTATCTCTCACCATACCGTGGAAATAAACATCTTTGAAAGGAATTTGATTTTTAAATTCAAGACCTGCCATAATCATTCTTGCCACCCAAAAGAACATAATGTCCCAGCCGGTAACTAATACATTGGTGGGATAGTAGTAATTAAACTCTTCTGTGTTTTTACTGTCAAAACCGTCAAAAACTGAAATAGGCCATAACCAAGAAGAAAACCAGGTGTCAACTACGTCCTCATCCTGCTTTAAATCCTCAGCCGTTAAGCTGCTGTTTCCGGATTTCTTTCTGGCTAATTCTAAAGCTGCTTCTTTCGTTTCTGCAACCACATACTCTGAACCATTATAAAAATAAGCCGGTATTCGCTGTCCCCACCACAATTGACGCGAAATACACCAATCTTTGATGTTTTCCATCCAGTGTTTGTAAGTGTTTTTAAATTTTGGAGGAAAAAAGCGAATTTCATCTTCCATTACTTTTTTAAGTGCCGGATCAGCCAGTTTTTTCATATCTAAAAACCATTGCTCAGTCAGGCGGGGTTCAATGACAGCTTGTGTCCTTTCTGAATACCCTATTTTATTCTGAATGTTTTCAACTTTTTCAAGCAGATTGTTCTCTTCCAGTGCAATGACTATTTCCTTACGGGCTTCAAATCTGTTTTTACCGACAAACAAAACGGCTTGTTCATTTAAAACAGCATTTTCATCGAATATATCGATTACCTTAAGGTCATGTTTTTGTCCTAACTCATAATCATTCGGGTCGTGAGCGGGGGTTACTTTTAAAACACCTGTACCAAATTCAATTTCTACATAGGTATCTGTAATAACCGGTACACGGCGATTAACTAAAGGAACAAATACTGTTTTGCCGTGCAAATGTTTGAACCGTTCATCATCCGGATGTACGCAAATGGCAGTGTCACCTAAAAGCGTTTCGGGTCTGGTTGTAGCTATAGTAACTGTTTCATTAGTTTTGTTACCATCTTCATCAGCTACGATGTAATTTATAAAATAAAGCTTTGAATCTTCTTCTTTGTAAATAACTTCCTCATCTGATAAGGCTGTTTTAGCTTCCGGATCCCAGTTCGTCATCCTTTTACCTTTGTAAATCAGGCCTTTGTTGTGCAAATCGATAAACACTTTTACTACAGACTTGGAAAGATTTTCATCCATTGTAAAACGAGTTCTGCTCCAGTCACAGGAAGCTCCCAGTTTTTTTAACTGTTCAAGAATTATATTGCCGTAGTTTTCTTTCCATTCGTAAGCATGTTCCAAAAAAGCTTCTCTACCAACCTTTGATTTTGATAAGCCTTTTTCTCTCAGCTGGTGAACAACTTTTGCCTCAGTAGCGATAGAAGCATGATCTGTACCCGGAACCCAACAAGCATTGTAGCCTAATAAGCGGGCTCTTCTAATCAAAACATCCTGAATGGTATTGTTTAGCATATGCCCCATATGAAGCCTGCCGGTAACGTTTGGTGGTGGGATGACTATTGTATAGGGAGTTCTTTCATCCGGTTTAGATTCAAAAACCTTTAAGCTTTCCCAGTGTTTGTACCATTTTTTTTCTAATGAAACGGTATCTAATTGTTTTTTATCAGACATAGAAGTTTTTTTGCATTGCAAAGATAGTTTTTTGAATTTATCTTTAAGCGATTTAAAGATTAGCTTTCTGAATAAAAATGATATTATTTTAATCGGGGAAAGTATAATTTAATTATGCCGTTTCTTGTTTCACAAAGCTTTTAAATAAAAAAAGCCTGCATTTAAAAAAAATACAGGCTTTGAAGAGGTCTAAGCAAATGAGTGCCGGCTATTGTTATAATTCGTATAAATCCTGATCAAGGTATCCTTTGATTCTTTTCTTTTTGTATTTATTTTTCATGGCTTTACGCCTTTTTATTTTAAATGAGTTGTCATCCTCGAAATCCTCATTTTTTTTATTGTTAAAGTTATTTTGCTTGCTTTTTTTCATCTTTTTTCATTTTAATTTTTAATTAATTATTTGTTTATAGACATTCTAAATTCTTTTCAATCTGCGCATATATATCCGGAAAAGATTTAAATTTACCTTTACATATTGCTTTTACGTCTAAAAAATAATCGTGTTTCAAAATAAAAACACTAATT comes from Chitinophagaceae bacterium and encodes:
- a CDS encoding DUF2141 domain-containing protein, producing the protein MQKKPFILFILMLIMVCELKAAPENEELTLKVEGIEETKGSLMIAVFTNANGFPSDDEKALLRKTVRVDQNKMDVKLNIPHGRYAIAIYQDKNSNGKLDTNFIGIPREPYGFSNNQRGRFGAPSFDDASFLFNRQNTVHNIQIK
- a CDS encoding valine--tRNA ligase — encoded protein: MSDKKQLDTVSLEKKWYKHWESLKVFESKPDERTPYTIVIPPPNVTGRLHMGHMLNNTIQDVLIRRARLLGYNACWVPGTDHASIATEAKVVHQLREKGLSKSKVGREAFLEHAYEWKENYGNIILEQLKKLGASCDWSRTRFTMDENLSKSVVKVFIDLHNKGLIYKGKRMTNWDPEAKTALSDEEVIYKEEDSKLYFINYIVADEDGNKTNETVTIATTRPETLLGDTAICVHPDDERFKHLHGKTVFVPLVNRRVPVITDTYVEIEFGTGVLKVTPAHDPNDYELGQKHDLKVIDIFDENAVLNEQAVLFVGKNRFEARKEIVIALEENNLLEKVENIQNKIGYSERTQAVIEPRLTEQWFLDMKKLADPALKKVMEDEIRFFPPKFKNTYKHWMENIKDWCISRQLWWGQRIPAYFYNGSEYVVAETKEAALELARKKSGNSSLTAEDLKQDEDVVDTWFSSWLWPISVFDGFDSKNTEEFNYYYPTNVLVTGWDIMFFWVARMIMAGLEFKNQIPFKDVYFHGMVRDKKRRKMSKSLGNSPDPLDLIESFGADGTRVGMMMSAPAGNDLLFDEKRCEQGRNFTNKLWNALKLIKNWEIDEKAESTLEIETAWIEAKLQKVTQEIENSFEQYRLFEALMSLYNFVWDDFCSWYLEMIKPPYGEKIDSKTHQKVIEIYEKITLILHPFMPFITEEIWQQLRERQAEDSICKQKYSAIEKFDSELTEAGEEVKKIITGIREIKIQLKLKKTDKVSCVALCNDFSSIKKFQQTIMKLSGINDFTEGKEEVQGAPSFVSGKNTFYIITEQTLNLDEIKEKLLKEKAHAERFILSIQKKLKNEQFVQNAPAKVIELEKKKLSDSEEKLKAITESLSNM